The Streptomyces asoensis DNA window GGTCTCGTGTCCGGCGGGGGTGATCAGGCCGGAGGGGGAGGCGAGTTGGATTTTGAGGTCCGCGTCGGCGTCGCCGGGCGCGTGGGCGACGAGGCGGACGGCGGTGGCGTCCTTGGGGATGCCGGGGACGACCTGGGTGCCCGCCGCGTCCGTCGAGGCGGCCAGCCAGTCCCCGCCGAGCTTCTCGTCGAGGGCCTGGACGGCGGCTCCGACGCGGCCGCTGCGGACGTTCACGTGGACGGTGAGGTCCTCCTGCTTCTCGCCGGTGAGCGTGGACAGCAGGACGGGCTCGCTGGAGTGGGCCGGGATCGTGATGCCGTCGCCCACGGTGGTCGGCAGGGCGCCGTCCTTGCCGTAGAGCTCGATGTCGGCCACGGCTGCGGCGTCGTCCGGGTTGGTGAGATGGACGTAGTCCGTGCGGTCGGCGAGGGTGCTGACGCCGGGGAACCAGAACTCGGTGTCCGGCGGGGTGCAGGTGACGCCCTGGAGGCCGCGGCCGGTGCCGGCGGGGACCTCGGTGGTCGCCTGGACGGTCCAGCCGGGGGCGAACTTGCCGTCGGCGGTGCCCAGCAGGGCGGGCGCCTCGCCTCCGGTGGTGTCGCCGACGGCCGGGGTGCCGGGTGCCTTGGGCGTGAGGACCGGCTTCACGGCCTTCTTCTTGTCGCCCTTGTCGCCCTTGTCGTCCGCCTTGTCGCCGGCCTTGTCCGTCGCCTTCCCGGTCGGCTTGCCGGTCGCCGCGTCCGCCGACTGCCCGGTGGCCGCCGTCAGTCGGGCGGCGCCGTCGGCGCCGGTGCCCTTGGTGACGGGCGTGAAGGACGTGTACGACGTCTCCGCGAGGTCGGACGTGCTAGGCGAGGGGCAGACCAGGCTCGTGCGCTCCACGGGCAGTTCGGCGGCCGCCTTGCCGGTGTCCGGGGCCGACGCGCCGGGCTGGTTGAGCGTGGCGAACCCGGTGACCGCGGCGAGCGCGGCCGTGCCGGCGATCAGGGACAGGGTGGTGCGGTTCACTGCTGGCTCCTGTCGGGGCGCTCGCTGCCGGTGCCGTGGGGGTGCCGGTCCGGGTCGTAGGCGGGGTCGTAGCCGCCCTGGCCGTAGGCCGCCGGGTCGTAGCCCTGCTGCTGGTAGTTCTGGTCGTAGGCCGCCTGCTGCGCCTGGCCGTCGTACGCCGACTGCTCCGCCTGCCCGTCGTACGGCGTCTGCTGGGGCTGCCCGTCGTAGGCGTACGGGTCGTACTGGCCGGCCTGGTAGGGGTCGTAGGCCTGCTGGTCGTAGCCGCCGCCCTGGTACTGCTGGGCGCCCTGGTACTGCTCACCCGCGTACTGATCGCTGTAGTCCGCCTGGTCCCACTCGCCGTAGGACTGCTGCTGCGGGACCACGACCGGGCTCTCCTCGGGTGCCTGCGACGGGAACTCCCCGTCGTGGGCGGCCTCTTCGGAACCGGAACCGAACCCGAACCCGGGGTCGGCCTCGGCCTCGGTCTCCGCCTCGGCCTGGGCGCGCAGGCGGCGGGCGCGGCGGCCCTCGCCGTCGGCCGCCCCTTCCGCGAGCGGCTCCTCCTCGGGGAGGTCGTCATCGACGTCGCGACGACGGCCCGGGAGGGCGAGGACCACGAGGACGAGGGCGAGGAAGCCCTGGGTCCACAGCCACACGGTGTGGGTGAACGGGTCGTCGTAGGTGACGTCCAGCACACCGCCGGAGGCCGGGAGTTCGAAGCCCTGGGCCCAGCCGTCGACGGTGGTGGGGGTGAGGGCCTCGCCGTCGAGGGTGGCCGTCCAGCCGTCGGCGACGGCGTCGGCCAGGCGCAGGACCCGGTCGCCGGAACCGCCCGGCAGGGTGGTGTGGATGTCGACGGGGCCCGCGGCGACGGGGACCGGTGTGCCCGTGCCGGACTTCGCGACGACGGCCGCGCGGGAGACCTCCTGGTCGACCCGCCACAGGGCGCTGCCGTTCTGCTGGCTGAGCCGCTTCAGGCCGGGTGTGGCGTCCAGGACGCGGGTGACCTCGCGGGGTGCGCCCTTGTGGACGAGGACGTAGCCCACGGCGAACTTGCCGAGCTCGTCGGCCTGGTCGGCGCCGGAACCGGCGACCAGGTTGGCGACGATCTTGTCGAGCCGCCCGTTCTCGCCGTCGGCCGCGGCGAGTTCGGCGTCGCCGAGGCGGGCGCCGGAGCCGCGTACCAGCATGTAGCCGACGTGGGCGGCGGAGTCGCTGTCGAGGACGAGGGTGCGGGGCTGGTCGCGGTTGCCGGCCTCCGCGGCGACGAACGCGGGCACCTGGACGGGGTCGCGTCGTTCGAGGGGGCCGTCGGCGCCGCCGATCATCCA harbors:
- a CDS encoding DUF5719 family protein; the encoded protein is MNRTTLSLIAGTAALAAVTGFATLNQPGASAPDTGKAAAELPVERTSLVCPSPSTSDLAETSYTSFTPVTKGTGADGAARLTAATGQSADAATGKPTGKATDKAGDKADDKGDKGDKKKAVKPVLTPKAPGTPAVGDTTGGEAPALLGTADGKFAPGWTVQATTEVPAGTGRGLQGVTCTPPDTEFWFPGVSTLADRTDYVHLTNPDDAAAVADIELYGKDGALPTTVGDGITIPAHSSEPVLLSTLTGEKQEDLTVHVNVRSGRVGAAVQALDEKLGGDWLAASTDAAGTQVVPGIPKDATAVRLVAHAPGDADADLKIQLASPSGLITPAGHETLHVKAGMTASVDLGDVTRGEAGSLVLTPTGRSVPVVAAVRVLRGKGADQESAFISATAPVRTRASAADNSAKGTTLSLTAPEGTAQVKVTASAGSGGGTAVSKTYTVKAGTTQDVQLPVPTGLKGTYALTVEPLTDTPVYAARTLTATQDGVPGFTVQTLPDDRGTVAVPEADQDITVLQK